In one Rhinopithecus roxellana isolate Shanxi Qingling chromosome 1, ASM756505v1, whole genome shotgun sequence genomic region, the following are encoded:
- the PTX3 gene encoding pentraxin-related protein PTX3: protein MHLLAILFCALWSAVLAENSDDYDLMYVNLDNEIDNGLHPTEDPTPCVCRQEHSEWDKLFIMLENSQMREGMLLQAMDDVLRGELQRLREELGRLAESLARPCEQGALAEAKLASALDQLLQANRDAGRRLERLEGAETQRPEEAGRALAAMLKELRQTRADLHAVQGWAARTWLPAGCETAILFPMRSKKIFGSVHPVRPMRLESFSACIWVKATDVLNKTILFSYGTKRNPYEIQLYLSYQSIVFVVGGEENKLVAETMVSLGRWTHLCSTWNSEKGLTSLWVNGELVATTVEMATGHIVPEGGILQIGQEKNGCCVGGGFDETLAFSGRLTGFNIWDSVLSNEKIRETGGAESCHIRGNIVGWGVTEIQPHGGAQYVS, encoded by the exons ATGCATCTCCTTGCGATTCTGTTTTGTGCTCTCTGGTCTGCAGTGTTGGCCGAGAACTCGGATGATTATGATCTCATGTATGTGAATTTGGACAACGAAATAGACAATGGACTCCATCCCACTGAGGACC CCACGCCATGCGTCTGCCGTCAGGAACACTCCGAATGGGACAAGCTCTTCATCATGCTGGAGAACTCGCAGATGAGAGAGGGCATGCTGCTGCAAGCCATGGACGACGTCCTGCGGGGAGAGCTGCAGAGGCTGCGGGAGGAGCTGGGCCGGCTCGCTGAAAGCCTGGCGAGGCCATGCGAGCAGGGGGCTCTCGCGGAGGCCAAGCTGGCTAGTGCTCTGGACCAGCTGCTGCAGGCGAACCGCGACGCGGGCCGCAGGCTGGAGCGCCTGGAGGGCGCGGAGACGCAGCGCCCAGAGGAGGCGGGGCGCGCCCTGGCCGCGATGCTGAAGGAGCTGCGGCAGACGCGAGCCGACCTGCACGCGGTGCAGGGCTGGGCGGCCCGGACCTGGCTGCCGGCAG GTTGTGAAACAGCTATTTTATTCCCAATGCGTTCCAAGAAGATTTTTGGAAGTGTGCATCCAGTGAGACCAATGAGGCTTGAATCTTTCAGTGCCTGCATTTGGGTCAAAGCCACAGATGTATTAAACAAAACCATCCTGTTTTCCTATGGCACAAAGAGGAATCCATATGAAATCCAGCTGTATCTCAGCTACCAGTCCATAGTGTTTGTGGTGGGTGGAGAGGAGAACAAACTGGTTGCTGAAACCATGGTTTCCCTGGGAAGGTGGACCCACCTGTGCAGCACCTGGAATTCAGAGAAAGGGCTCACATCCTTGTGGGTAAATGGTGAACTGGTGGCTACCACTGTTGAGATGGCCACAGGTCACATTGTTCCTGAGGGAGGAATCCTGCAGATTGGCCAAGAAAAGAATGGCTGCTGTGTGGGTGGTGGCTTTGATGAAACATTAGCCTTCTCTGGGAGACTCACAGGCTTCAACATCTGGGATAGTGTTCTTAGCAATGAAAAGATAAGAGAGACTGGAGGAGCAGAGTCTTGTCACATCCGGGGGAATATTGTTGGATGGGGAGTCACAGAGATCCAGCCACATGGAGGAGCTCAGTATGTCTCATAA